One stretch of Muribaculum intestinale DNA includes these proteins:
- a CDS encoding sialate O-acetylesterase has protein sequence MPMVFAGIVLSASTVEARVVLPHVLSDGMVLQQQTDVRLRGKATPGCKVEVTGSWDGAKAVSEVANDSLWCVTVSTPKAGGPYEIVISDGDGVPAVIGDVLIGEVWFCAGQSNMEMPMRGFDRQPLRGTNDIIARSRESTKIRVFTPDSKKGQWVRSSAKTPQRDVAGEWWSNTPDNVANTSAVAYLFGKYLNEVLDVPVGLIVSTLGGSRIEPWMSREAMDKFARYGYEHLDEGVKDNPWNDPCLLFNAKVAPFTDFPVKGFLWYQGESNRHNADDYDSLMASMVCDWRARWGGGEEMPFYFVEIAPFRYEGNDGTSAARLREAQANALKKIPNSGIASTLDAGNYNFIHPVDKFTPAERLAWMALTDTYGLTGFGSHSPQYESMEIKDGKIYINVKNAPNGLCPMWTSLSGFEIAGDDRRFYPAFAEIEERSCRLAVSSDMVKEPVAVRYCYRNVPEMSVYNVAGLPLLPFRTDDWD, from the coding sequence ATGCCGATGGTATTTGCGGGTATAGTATTGTCGGCATCTACAGTTGAGGCGCGCGTAGTGCTTCCCCATGTGTTATCGGACGGTATGGTGCTACAGCAGCAGACGGATGTAAGGCTGCGAGGCAAGGCAACACCCGGATGTAAAGTCGAGGTGACGGGTTCGTGGGATGGTGCCAAAGCAGTGTCCGAGGTCGCGAACGATTCATTGTGGTGTGTGACAGTGTCTACACCTAAGGCCGGCGGTCCGTATGAAATCGTGATATCGGATGGCGATGGAGTGCCGGCAGTAATCGGAGATGTGCTGATAGGAGAGGTGTGGTTCTGCGCCGGACAGTCCAATATGGAGATGCCGATGAGGGGATTTGACCGACAGCCTCTGAGAGGAACCAACGATATCATAGCCAGATCCAGGGAGTCTACAAAGATTCGTGTTTTCACTCCCGACAGTAAGAAAGGGCAGTGGGTACGCTCTTCGGCCAAGACGCCTCAGCGGGATGTGGCCGGAGAGTGGTGGAGCAATACTCCGGATAATGTTGCCAATACAAGCGCTGTGGCATATCTGTTTGGGAAATATCTCAATGAGGTGCTTGATGTGCCGGTAGGTCTTATCGTGTCGACTCTTGGAGGCTCACGCATTGAGCCTTGGATGTCGAGGGAGGCCATGGACAAGTTTGCCAGATACGGTTACGAGCATCTTGATGAGGGTGTCAAAGATAATCCATGGAATGATCCGTGTCTGCTTTTCAATGCGAAGGTAGCGCCGTTTACAGATTTCCCGGTGAAGGGATTTCTTTGGTACCAGGGTGAGAGCAACCGACACAATGCCGATGACTACGATAGTCTTATGGCCAGTATGGTATGTGACTGGCGTGCTCGCTGGGGCGGTGGTGAGGAGATGCCGTTTTATTTTGTTGAGATAGCTCCTTTCCGATATGAGGGTAACGATGGCACTTCGGCCGCGCGGCTGCGTGAGGCTCAGGCAAATGCTTTGAAGAAGATACCCAACAGCGGCATTGCGTCGACACTCGATGCTGGAAACTACAATTTCATCCATCCCGTCGACAAGTTTACTCCGGCAGAACGTCTGGCGTGGATGGCGCTTACTGACACATACGGGCTGACGGGATTTGGTTCTCACTCTCCACAGTATGAGTCAATGGAGATAAAGGATGGAAAGATATATATAAATGTAAAGAATGCTCCCAATGGTCTGTGTCCGATGTGGACTTCGCTTTCCGGATTCGAAATCGCCGGTGACGACCGTCGGTTTTACCCGGCTTTTGCCGAAATAGAGGAGCGGAGCTGTCGCCTTGCTGTAAGCTCGGATATGGTGAAGGAGCCGGTGGCTGTGCGCTATTGTTACCGCAATGTGCCCGAGATGTCGGTATATAATGTGGCAGGGCTTCCTCTTTTGCCGTTCCGGACCGATGATTGGGACTGA
- a CDS encoding KUP/HAK/KT family potassium transporter → MKTTTNRHTSSSASLKGLSAMGLLIAVGIVFGDIGTSPLYVMKAITGVNPGFDADYIIGAVSCVIWVLTLQTTLKYVIIALRADNNGEGGILALFSLIKNLPKKRLYLVGAIGAAALIADGVITPAITVTSAIEGLSIITPRVPVTPIVVLIIIGIFILQQNGTGKIGRMFGPFMLAWFLMLGVLGACNIHYAPHILSAFNPWYAIRLLSTYPEWFLILGAVFLCTTGAEALYSDLGHCGRWNISISWIFVKISLIVNYLGQGAWLIGTGGIKGVNPFYSIMPAWFMPIGVAMSAGAAIIASQALLSGSFTIFSEAINLDFWPKLRIKYPSNEKGQLYIPAINWTLLAGCLITVFLFRDSSHMEAAYGLAITITMLMTTVLLAIYLRHKGQSLWICISFLVFFGVLEAIFFAANAVKFTHGGWFTLLIAGMVAIVMIIWYNSTRIRDSHIEFSSVDSKLALIRDLKNDNEVPRYASNIVYFSRSANPRKLENKLLYSIVSRQPKRADHYWIIHIERSDDPWRLDYKVDELIEDTMFFVTITMGFRVEPKISLYLRQVVEDLVKDGKVDITSSYPSLRHHGVAGDFRFVVINRLFSAESSCTRKDTMLLRMHDRLRHIGISDLKAMGLDTSGVVMESVPLIISTSHRRRIRRSGQSAEA, encoded by the coding sequence ATGAAAACAACAACTAACCGACATACCTCATCATCAGCCTCCCTGAAAGGACTCTCTGCAATGGGCCTTCTAATTGCCGTAGGCATAGTATTCGGAGACATCGGTACTTCGCCGCTATATGTAATGAAAGCGATTACAGGAGTAAATCCCGGATTCGATGCCGACTATATAATAGGTGCCGTGTCGTGTGTGATATGGGTACTCACCCTCCAGACCACACTAAAATATGTAATCATAGCACTAAGGGCCGACAATAATGGCGAGGGAGGTATACTCGCTCTATTCTCACTCATAAAGAATCTGCCGAAGAAGAGACTCTATCTCGTCGGTGCAATAGGCGCGGCCGCTCTCATTGCCGACGGAGTTATCACCCCGGCGATTACAGTGACATCGGCCATCGAGGGCCTATCCATCATAACTCCCAGAGTACCGGTCACTCCCATTGTCGTGCTCATCATCATCGGTATATTCATATTGCAGCAGAACGGCACAGGAAAAATAGGCCGTATGTTTGGTCCGTTCATGCTCGCATGGTTTCTTATGCTTGGTGTGCTCGGTGCATGCAACATTCATTACGCGCCCCATATTCTGAGCGCATTCAATCCCTGGTATGCCATCAGACTGCTATCGACATATCCCGAATGGTTTCTGATACTTGGAGCGGTATTCCTCTGCACCACAGGAGCCGAGGCACTCTACTCCGACCTCGGCCACTGCGGACGCTGGAATATATCCATAAGCTGGATATTCGTTAAAATATCCCTGATTGTAAACTATCTCGGGCAAGGCGCATGGCTTATCGGCACAGGAGGCATAAAAGGAGTCAACCCGTTCTACAGCATTATGCCCGCATGGTTCATGCCGATAGGTGTAGCCATGTCGGCGGGAGCCGCTATTATAGCAAGCCAGGCACTCCTCAGCGGCTCTTTTACCATATTCTCCGAAGCGATAAACCTCGACTTCTGGCCAAAACTCAGAATAAAGTACCCCTCAAACGAAAAAGGGCAGCTATATATTCCGGCGATAAACTGGACTCTTCTTGCAGGATGTCTGATCACTGTATTTTTGTTCCGCGACTCAAGCCATATGGAAGCGGCCTACGGACTGGCCATCACTATAACGATGCTTATGACTACAGTGCTGCTTGCCATATACCTGCGCCACAAAGGGCAGTCACTGTGGATATGCATATCGTTTCTGGTGTTTTTCGGTGTTCTTGAAGCTATTTTCTTCGCAGCCAATGCCGTCAAATTCACCCATGGAGGATGGTTTACTCTCCTCATTGCCGGCATGGTAGCGATTGTGATGATTATATGGTATAACTCGACACGCATACGCGACTCTCACATCGAATTCAGCAGTGTCGACAGCAAGCTCGCCCTTATCCGCGACCTGAAAAACGACAATGAAGTGCCGCGTTATGCATCCAACATTGTATATTTCAGCCGTTCTGCCAATCCGCGTAAGCTCGAAAACAAACTCCTCTACTCCATAGTAAGCCGTCAGCCAAAACGTGCCGACCACTACTGGATAATACATATCGAGCGCAGTGACGACCCTTGGCGCCTCGACTATAAAGTCGACGAATTGATTGAAGACACCATGTTCTTCGTCACCATAACGATGGGATTCCGCGTAGAGCCGAAAATCAGCCTCTATCTCAGGCAGGTTGTGGAAGACCTCGTAAAGGACGGGAAAGTCGACATTACATCGTCGTACCCGTCATTGCGCCATCATGGCGTGGCCGGCGACTTCCGCTTTGTGGTAATCAACCGACTGTTCTCAGCCGAAAGTTCATGCACGCGTAAAGACACAATGCTTTTGCGCATGCACGACAGACTGCGCCATATAGGCATCAGCGATCTGAAAGCCATGGGGCTTGACACATCCGGAGTGGTCATGGAGTCAGTTCCTCTTATAATCTCCACCTCCCACCGACGCCGCATCAGACGGTCCGGTCAATCTGCCGAAGCATAA
- a CDS encoding DEAD/DEAH box helicase yields the protein MDSLEKNNSVFSSSFAAGLTGLRPVSRVVRSTVVADDFRFRISRATSGNRHSEAFVSVVDAKGKEVSPDRSRVTVAAGRVLDAMRESRSQSGFMLGWDGVDSAVSLSRFPVVGTLLLDCHNVDVEGVGPVSTSIEPAKVSVELRRIADNDGNTLRFEPELGIAVESTESDGESQYRILAPENLLSRNIALDGNVLRSIADIGDNFNIISIFLSSLPPVGLNQWLSLFFTYIDNVTVMLDGHPVEWSHNAAGYEPTIVFTRVDADRSLNMEVARLLPGIDFNLQRRLQFTAVAVDGGDGRPVICRTQQPDLRDSDNDADKIAGMLRYYTPSRAAYKNVYREGSFFIVPPEVAGPFLLHGLPSLLREFRLIGSEHLREYKIQAAFPKINMRMMSSGINFLDTQAEVDIAGEKITLPDLLSQYGNQRFVVLSDGNRAILDDRYMRRLQRIFKVEGSGKEAKVKVSYFDMPEIEALLQAPLEGVAPQQYRAFLEGFRMLPSSELSLPGLNATLRPYQLEGVKWMKYLRDHGMGGCLADDMGLGKTVQTIALLTIIYGGKISADERPRRRGRPRKNENPMNIVADGSILPSLLVMPKSLIFNWESEIARFAPWLSTYTYYGVNRNIDEACRANVVLTTYGMMRNDIDTFRGRTWEYVILDESQNIKNMESQTAKAAFILKCNNRLALSGTPMENNIMELYSLFRFLNPGMLGDAGDFSRQYAIPIQNEADTEAMTSLRRKLYPFMLRRLKRDVLTELPDLTEQTLYTEMEPAHARLYEERRRYYQDIISKSIESDGMQKSQIVIFQALSELRRIASVPNILTDGAVTSPKLDPLVETISEAAANGHKCVVFFNFIAGIELVGERLERLGIDYATMTGSTGDRRSVVQRFQNDADCKVLLLTLKVGGVGLNLTAADTVFIYEPWWNRAAEKQAIDRLHRMGQKMKVTSYSMITRGTIEERIRQLQERKAALFEGLVSSDSTLSKQISQEDVDFILS from the coding sequence TTGGATTCGTTAGAAAAAAACAATAGTGTATTTTCCTCGTCGTTTGCAGCCGGACTGACAGGACTGCGTCCGGTAAGCCGTGTAGTGCGCTCAACGGTCGTTGCCGATGATTTCCGGTTTCGGATCAGTCGCGCGACAAGCGGTAACCGACATTCAGAGGCTTTTGTATCGGTAGTTGATGCAAAAGGCAAAGAGGTGTCGCCCGACAGGTCGAGAGTAACGGTGGCGGCCGGGCGAGTGCTTGATGCTATGCGAGAGTCTCGCTCTCAGTCGGGGTTTATGCTCGGGTGGGATGGTGTCGACAGCGCTGTTAGTCTGTCGCGTTTTCCTGTGGTGGGCACCTTGCTGCTCGACTGTCATAATGTTGATGTAGAGGGAGTCGGCCCTGTGAGCACTTCCATAGAGCCGGCCAAGGTGTCTGTCGAGTTGCGAAGGATAGCTGACAATGACGGTAATACCTTGCGTTTTGAGCCTGAACTCGGAATTGCCGTCGAGTCGACAGAATCCGATGGCGAATCGCAGTACCGCATATTGGCGCCGGAAAATCTGCTGTCAAGGAATATAGCGCTTGACGGCAATGTGTTGCGCAGCATTGCCGACATTGGCGACAACTTTAATATCATATCGATTTTTCTCAGCAGCCTGCCTCCTGTCGGTCTAAACCAGTGGCTCAGCCTGTTTTTTACATATATAGATAATGTAACGGTGATGCTCGACGGACATCCTGTAGAGTGGAGCCACAATGCCGCGGGGTATGAGCCTACGATAGTGTTTACACGAGTAGATGCCGACCGCTCGCTTAACATGGAGGTCGCCAGGTTGCTTCCCGGCATAGATTTCAATCTACAGCGACGCCTTCAATTTACTGCGGTAGCTGTAGACGGTGGTGACGGACGTCCTGTCATATGCCGTACACAGCAGCCTGATCTCCGGGATTCCGATAATGACGCCGACAAGATAGCGGGTATGCTGCGGTATTATACACCGAGCCGGGCCGCATATAAAAATGTATATCGCGAGGGCTCTTTTTTCATTGTTCCGCCGGAGGTGGCCGGGCCGTTTCTGCTTCATGGTCTCCCGTCGTTGCTAAGAGAGTTCCGTCTGATAGGTTCGGAGCATCTGCGGGAATATAAGATACAGGCCGCTTTCCCTAAAATCAACATGCGCATGATGTCGTCGGGAATCAATTTCCTCGACACTCAGGCTGAGGTGGATATCGCCGGTGAGAAGATAACCCTTCCCGATCTTCTCAGCCAGTATGGCAACCAGCGTTTTGTAGTGCTTTCCGATGGCAACCGTGCGATACTCGATGACCGCTATATGCGCCGTCTTCAGCGTATATTCAAGGTTGAAGGCTCCGGTAAGGAAGCAAAGGTCAAGGTGTCGTATTTTGATATGCCTGAAATCGAGGCTCTTCTTCAGGCACCTCTTGAAGGCGTGGCTCCACAACAATATCGGGCATTTCTGGAGGGATTCAGAATGCTTCCGTCGTCAGAATTGTCTCTGCCTGGACTTAATGCCACACTCAGACCGTATCAGCTTGAGGGTGTCAAGTGGATGAAGTATCTGCGTGACCATGGCATGGGCGGATGTCTTGCCGATGACATGGGCCTGGGAAAGACCGTGCAGACCATAGCGTTGCTTACAATAATATATGGCGGAAAGATATCTGCTGATGAAAGGCCGCGTAGGCGCGGACGTCCTCGCAAGAATGAGAACCCCATGAATATAGTTGCCGATGGTAGTATCCTGCCATCTCTGCTTGTTATGCCCAAGAGTCTTATATTTAACTGGGAGAGTGAGATAGCCCGATTCGCGCCATGGCTGAGTACCTATACCTATTATGGTGTCAACCGGAATATTGATGAGGCATGCAGAGCCAATGTGGTGCTTACTACCTATGGTATGATGCGCAATGATATCGATACATTCCGAGGCCGGACATGGGAGTATGTGATACTCGACGAATCGCAGAATATCAAAAATATGGAGTCGCAGACGGCTAAGGCGGCATTTATATTGAAATGTAACAACAGGCTTGCGCTTAGCGGAACGCCGATGGAAAACAATATAATGGAACTGTATTCTCTGTTCCGCTTTCTTAATCCCGGTATGCTTGGCGATGCGGGCGACTTCAGTCGTCAGTATGCGATACCTATTCAGAACGAGGCCGATACCGAGGCTATGACAAGTCTGAGGCGCAAACTGTATCCTTTTATGCTACGCCGACTTAAACGCGACGTGCTTACCGAACTGCCCGACCTTACCGAGCAGACGCTATATACCGAGATGGAGCCGGCCCATGCACGCCTTTATGAGGAACGCCGCCGCTATTATCAGGACATTATCAGCAAGTCGATAGAGTCTGACGGCATGCAGAAGAGCCAGATTGTGATATTCCAGGCACTTAGCGAACTGCGGCGTATTGCATCGGTGCCGAATATCCTTACCGACGGCGCTGTCACTTCGCCAAAGCTCGACCCGCTTGTGGAGACGATATCGGAGGCTGCCGCCAACGGTCATAAATGTGTTGTATTCTTCAACTTTATTGCCGGAATAGAACTTGTAGGGGAGCGTCTTGAACGTCTGGGTATAGATTATGCCACAATGACAGGCTCGACAGGCGACAGGCGCAGTGTGGTGCAGCGTTTTCAGAACGATGCCGACTGCAAGGTGCTGCTGCTGACCCTTAAGGTAGGCGGTGTCGGGCTTAATCTTACTGCCGCCGATACAGTGTTTATCTACGAGCCATGGTGGAACCGCGCAGCCGAAAAACAGGCTATTGACCGTCTGCACCGCATGGGACAGAAGATGAAAGTCACTTCATACTCGATGATAACACGCGGCACTATAGAAGAGCGCATACGCCAGTTGCAGGAGCGTAAAGCTGCTCTGTTCGAAGGTCTCGTTTCTTCCGACTCGACTCTGTCAAAGCAGATATCACAGGAAGACGTAGATTTTATTCTATCATAA
- the lepA gene encoding translation elongation factor 4: MKRIRNFCIIAHIDHGKSTLADRLLEYTHTIAEKDLQAQVLDDMDLERERGITIKSHAIQMDYLLDGEHYTLNLIDTPGHVDFSYEVSRSIAACEGALLIVDASQGIQAQTISNLYMALENNLEIIPVINKVDLDSAKPDEVEDQIVDLLGCDPSDIIRASGKTGIGVPEILQAIVHRIPAPQGDPDAPLQALIFDSVFNPFRGIIAYYKIVNGTIRKDDFVKFVSTGKEYHADEIGVLKMDMSPRKELSAGNVGYIISGIKTSKEVKVGDTITHVDRPCEKAIDGFEEVKPMVFAGVYPIETEDFENLRSSLEKLQLNDASLTFTPESSMALGFGFRCGFLGLLHMEIVQERLGREFDMDVITTVPNVSYRVFDKKGNMTEVHNPSGLPEPTLIDHIEEPYIRASIITAADYIGPIMTLCLGKRGELLNQQYISGNRIELTFDLPLGEIVIDFYDKLKSISKGYASFDYHLHDFRESKLIKLDILLNGESVDALSTLTHVDNAVTFGRRMCEKLKELIPRQQFDIAIQAAIGAKIIARETIKAVRKDVTAKCYGGDISRKRKLLEKQKKGKKRMKQIGSVEVPQKAFLAVLKLD, encoded by the coding sequence ATGAAACGAATCAGAAATTTCTGCATAATCGCCCATATCGACCATGGCAAAAGCACCCTGGCCGACCGCTTGCTGGAATATACCCATACCATAGCCGAAAAAGACCTTCAGGCACAGGTGCTCGACGACATGGATCTCGAGCGTGAGCGTGGCATCACTATCAAGAGCCACGCCATACAGATGGACTATCTTCTTGACGGAGAACACTACACGCTCAATCTTATCGACACTCCGGGACACGTCGATTTCTCCTACGAGGTATCGCGCTCGATTGCCGCATGCGAGGGTGCGCTCCTTATAGTCGACGCATCCCAGGGCATCCAGGCCCAGACGATATCAAATCTTTACATGGCCCTTGAAAACAACCTTGAGATTATTCCGGTAATCAACAAGGTAGACCTTGACAGCGCAAAGCCCGACGAGGTCGAGGACCAGATTGTCGATCTGCTCGGATGCGACCCCTCGGATATAATCCGCGCCTCCGGCAAGACCGGTATCGGCGTGCCGGAAATTCTTCAGGCCATAGTGCACCGCATACCTGCACCTCAGGGCGACCCCGATGCGCCATTGCAAGCTCTTATTTTTGACTCTGTATTCAATCCGTTCCGCGGCATTATCGCCTATTACAAGATTGTAAACGGCACTATCCGCAAGGACGATTTTGTAAAATTCGTTTCTACCGGCAAAGAATACCATGCCGACGAAATAGGCGTGCTGAAGATGGACATGTCGCCGCGCAAGGAATTGTCGGCAGGCAATGTCGGATACATCATATCAGGCATCAAGACCTCTAAGGAGGTAAAAGTAGGCGACACAATCACCCACGTAGACCGTCCATGCGAGAAAGCAATAGACGGATTTGAGGAAGTGAAGCCAATGGTATTCGCCGGCGTCTACCCGATTGAAACAGAAGACTTCGAAAATCTGCGTTCTTCGCTTGAAAAGCTACAGCTCAACGATGCATCTCTTACATTCACACCGGAGTCGTCGATGGCTCTCGGATTCGGATTCCGCTGCGGATTCCTCGGACTGCTCCACATGGAAATCGTTCAGGAACGTCTCGGCCGAGAGTTCGACATGGATGTAATCACCACCGTGCCCAACGTAAGCTACCGGGTGTTCGACAAGAAAGGCAACATGACCGAGGTACACAACCCCTCGGGCCTACCCGAACCTACGCTTATCGACCACATCGAAGAGCCCTACATACGTGCGTCGATTATCACCGCCGCCGACTACATCGGCCCGATTATGACCCTATGTCTCGGCAAACGCGGCGAACTGCTCAACCAGCAGTACATATCCGGCAACCGCATCGAGCTGACATTCGACCTCCCGCTCGGCGAAATTGTGATTGACTTCTACGACAAGCTCAAATCCATTTCCAAGGGATATGCATCGTTTGACTACCATCTCCACGACTTCCGCGAGTCTAAACTCATAAAACTCGACATTCTGCTCAATGGCGAGAGCGTCGACGCACTGTCGACACTTACCCATGTGGATAATGCCGTGACATTCGGCCGTCGCATGTGTGAGAAACTTAAGGAACTCATTCCGCGCCAGCAATTTGACATTGCCATTCAGGCTGCAATCGGTGCCAAAATCATCGCCCGCGAGACAATCAAGGCCGTACGCAAGGACGTTACCGCCAAGTGCTACGGCGGCGACATCTCTCGTAAGCGCAAACTGCTCGAGAAGCAGAAGAAAGGCAAGAAGCGCATGAAGCAGATTGGTTCAGTAGAAGTGCCGCAGAAGGCATTCCTCGCCGTGCTCAAGCTCGACTGA
- a CDS encoding glycerate kinase, with amino-acid sequence MIIAIAPDKYKGTLSSRQAAEAMREGVLAVCPDAEIHIVPMADGGEGTAEIIAPEMGYARYEAVIHAPVEGLPLTTSVYYYHPENKTVLFDSATAVGLSLVPAGKRDIMRTSSAPVGELLSIVQERHDVRQAIIGLGGTANCDAGLGMVLYMARFKVHMPQIVGLYDAGVPLLAHAGKPSALTFAPQKGADADDMAMLEMRLRKAIKMMPEGDPDTPGAGAAGGLGFAILAMGGKLMRGVDIVAGDRISVLHPDLVITGEGRIDRQSAMGKVLSYFIEYHRTTSTPVIAIGGCVDADCAISTDSPASPEGNDLTAIIAADSYEPRDVHPITPEVAAWRIREAIVDRLKAYI; translated from the coding sequence ATGATAATCGCCATAGCTCCCGACAAATACAAGGGCACGCTCTCCTCGCGTCAGGCTGCAGAAGCCATGCGCGAGGGTGTGCTTGCCGTGTGTCCCGATGCTGAGATACATATTGTGCCTATGGCCGACGGCGGAGAAGGCACCGCCGAGATAATAGCCCCGGAGATGGGATATGCCCGATACGAGGCTGTCATACATGCCCCTGTAGAGGGACTCCCCCTCACAACGTCGGTATATTACTATCATCCGGAGAATAAAACCGTACTTTTCGACTCCGCTACCGCTGTAGGATTATCGCTCGTACCTGCCGGAAAACGAGACATAATGCGCACCTCATCGGCTCCCGTCGGCGAACTTCTGTCGATAGTCCAGGAGCGCCATGATGTACGACAGGCGATTATCGGACTCGGAGGAACGGCAAATTGCGACGCAGGGCTCGGCATGGTACTCTACATGGCCCGATTCAAGGTGCATATGCCCCAGATAGTTGGCCTGTATGACGCCGGTGTGCCGCTGCTCGCACACGCAGGCAAGCCGTCGGCCCTGACTTTCGCGCCACAGAAAGGCGCCGATGCCGACGATATGGCCATGCTTGAGATGCGTCTGCGCAAAGCGATAAAAATGATGCCGGAAGGAGACCCCGACACACCGGGAGCCGGCGCCGCCGGAGGCCTCGGATTTGCCATACTCGCAATGGGCGGCAAGCTCATGCGCGGAGTGGATATAGTGGCAGGGGACCGCATCAGCGTGCTTCACCCCGACCTTGTCATCACCGGCGAGGGCCGTATCGACAGGCAGTCGGCCATGGGAAAAGTATTATCCTATTTCATTGAATACCACCGCACCACCTCCACACCGGTAATCGCTATCGGCGGATGTGTGGATGCCGACTGCGCCATCTCGACCGACTCGCCCGCCTCACCGGAAGGTAACGACCTGACTGCCATAATAGCTGCCGACAGCTATGAGCCGCGCGATGTTCACCCCATAACTCCGGAGGTTGCGGCATGGCGTATCCGCGAGGCCATCGTCGACCGTCTCAAAGCATATATCTGA
- a CDS encoding PH domain-containing protein encodes MKIYRSKIDCWLAVMISGITILPTLPLVISGEDIWVVVLLAFIAALEIAVVIGFRYVIDGSKLMVKALYVINSGTYDIGNIVEITPTRTILSSPAASLDRIAISFINSRTPLVISPVDKDAFILALTAINPDIRVKS; translated from the coding sequence GTGAAAATCTATAGGTCAAAAATCGATTGCTGGCTGGCAGTGATGATATCGGGCATTACCATTTTGCCTACGCTTCCGCTTGTAATTTCGGGGGAGGATATCTGGGTAGTGGTCTTATTGGCATTTATTGCTGCATTGGAGATTGCTGTAGTCATAGGATTCCGATATGTCATAGACGGCTCGAAGCTCATGGTTAAGGCTCTTTATGTTATCAATAGCGGTACATATGATATCGGCAATATCGTTGAGATAACTCCGACCCGTACGATTCTTTCATCTCCGGCTGCTTCGTTGGACAGGATTGCAATATCGTTCATCAACAGTCGTACGCCACTGGTAATATCGCCTGTAGACAAGGATGCTTTTATCCTGGCGCTGACTGCGATAAATCCTGATATACGGGTGAAATCCTGA